The proteins below are encoded in one region of Segatella copri:
- the ybeY gene encoding rRNA maturation RNase YbeY: MITYNVDGVKMPKIKKRDTSAWIRKVAASHGRKVGEIGYMFVDDEKILEVNNEYLGHDYYTDVITFDYDEDDVINGDIVISLDTVRTNAELFGKTYDDELHRVIIHGILHLCGINDKGPGEREIMEENENKALALLEGASILKK, translated from the coding sequence ATGATAACATACAATGTAGACGGCGTGAAAATGCCAAAGATCAAGAAGCGTGATACGAGTGCCTGGATTCGCAAGGTAGCTGCCTCTCATGGCCGCAAGGTGGGTGAGATTGGCTATATGTTTGTAGATGACGAGAAGATTCTCGAAGTGAACAACGAGTATCTGGGGCATGATTACTATACCGATGTCATCACCTTCGATTACGATGAGGATGATGTGATTAACGGCGACATCGTGATTTCGCTCGATACGGTCCGCACCAATGCCGAGCTGTTTGGCAAGACCTACGATGATGAGCTTCACCGCGTCATCATCCATGGCATCCTGCACCTCTGCGGAATCAACGACAAGGGTCCGGGAGAGCGAGAAATCATGGAGGAGAACGAGAACAAGGCATTAGCCCTGCTCGAAGGTGCTTCAATATTGAAGAAGTAA
- the coaD gene encoding pantetheine-phosphate adenylyltransferase — translation MKIGIFTGTFDPFTIGHQNIAERALPMFDKLVIAVAVSKLKHASEEISKRVEDIKAVFPKECSELVDAEDASKGYRLEVVSYDDLTIDLAHRLGARFLVRGVRSAKDFEYEREQADINKQLGGVETILLFSDPRYSSISSTLVRELRFFGREVDEFLPKIK, via the coding sequence ATGAAGATAGGAATATTTACGGGTACATTCGACCCATTTACGATAGGACATCAGAACATTGCCGAGCGTGCCTTGCCGATGTTCGACAAGCTCGTGATTGCAGTGGCGGTGAGCAAGCTGAAGCACGCCAGCGAGGAAATCTCGAAGCGTGTGGAGGATATCAAGGCTGTTTTTCCGAAGGAATGTTCGGAGTTGGTGGATGCGGAGGATGCATCTAAGGGTTATCGCCTGGAGGTGGTTTCTTACGATGATCTCACCATCGATTTGGCGCATCGCCTGGGAGCCAGGTTTCTGGTTCGTGGCGTCCGTTCTGCCAAGGATTTCGAGTACGAAAGAGAGCAGGCTGACATCAATAAGCAGTTGGGCGGCGTAGAAACCATCCTGCTGTTTTCTGACCCAAGATACAGCAGCATCAGCTCAACGCTGGTTAGGGAATTGAGATTCTTCGGAAGAGAAGTAGATGAATTTTTACCAAAAATAAAATAA
- a CDS encoding N-acetyltransferase, with the protein MSLIEIKKVETKKDLKTFIDFHYDLYEGNEYDVPNLFSDDMNTLSKDKNAAFEFCEAEYFLAYKDGKLAGRVAAIINHKANNKWGRKSVRFGWIDFIDDREVSKALLDAVEKYGKEKGMEDIVGPLGFTDMDPEGMLTWGFDQLGTMPTIYNYSYYPEHIEALEGFTVDNKYVEYKLMVPDTIPEKYSKIAAMIEKRYNLHVRKLTRKDIYQGGYGQKIFDLINDTYKHLYGYSELSQKQIDQYIKMYLSLLDLNFVTAIEDWTTEDHKMIGIGITMPSLSRALQKCHRGRLLPFGWWHLLRAIKFHKTKIVDLLLIGIQPEYRAKGANALLFADLIPIYQKYGIEWGETQVEMEDNAAVQGQWGVLDPVLHKRRNCYIKSIR; encoded by the coding sequence ATGTCATTAATAGAAATTAAAAAGGTCGAAACAAAGAAGGACTTGAAGACGTTCATCGACTTCCATTACGACCTCTACGAAGGCAACGAATATGATGTGCCTAATCTTTTCAGCGACGACATGAATACTCTGAGCAAGGACAAGAACGCAGCGTTCGAGTTCTGCGAGGCGGAGTATTTTCTTGCCTATAAGGACGGCAAGCTGGCAGGTCGCGTCGCTGCCATTATCAATCATAAGGCAAACAATAAATGGGGCAGGAAATCGGTCCGTTTCGGCTGGATTGATTTCATTGACGACCGCGAGGTTTCCAAGGCTCTTCTCGATGCTGTAGAGAAATACGGTAAGGAGAAGGGAATGGAAGATATTGTAGGTCCGCTGGGTTTTACCGATATGGATCCGGAAGGCATGCTTACCTGGGGCTTTGACCAGCTAGGCACCATGCCTACCATTTATAATTATTCATATTATCCGGAGCACATTGAGGCTCTGGAGGGTTTTACCGTAGATAATAAGTATGTAGAGTATAAACTGATGGTGCCAGATACCATCCCGGAGAAATATTCCAAGATAGCGGCGATGATAGAGAAAAGATACAATCTCCATGTCCGCAAACTTACCCGTAAGGATATTTATCAGGGCGGATACGGACAGAAGATTTTCGACCTCATCAATGATACATACAAGCATCTCTATGGTTATTCCGAACTTTCACAGAAGCAGATAGACCAGTACATCAAGATGTATCTGTCTTTGCTCGACCTGAACTTTGTAACAGCCATAGAAGACTGGACTACCGAGGATCATAAGATGATAGGTATCGGTATTACGATGCCTTCCCTTTCCAGAGCTCTGCAGAAGTGTCATAGGGGCAGGCTGCTTCCTTTTGGCTGGTGGCATCTGCTGCGCGCCATCAAGTTCCATAAAACCAAGATTGTCGACCTTCTGCTCATCGGTATCCAGCCGGAATACCGTGCTAAGGGTGCCAATGCGCTGCTCTTTGCCGACCTGATTCCTATCTATCAGAAGTATGGAATCGAGTGGGGAGAAACACAGGTGGAAATGGAAGATAATGCTGCCGTGCAGGGACAATGGGGCGTCTTGGATCCAGTCCTTCACAAGCGCCGCAACTGCTATATTAAGAGTATCAGGTAA
- the dusB gene encoding tRNA dihydrouridine synthase DusB, translating into MKIGNIEFGPQPLFLAPMEDVTDIGFRMLCKRFGAAMVYTEFVSAEALVRSIKSTVSKLTISDEERPVGIQIYGRTTEDMVEAAKIVEQAKPDVIDINFGCPVKKVAGKGAGAGMLRNIPLMLDITREVVKAVNVPVTVKTRLGWDCENLIITDLAEQLQDCGIQALTIHGRTRSQMYTGEADWSLIGEVKNNPRIHIPIIGNGDITTPEEAKLAFERYGVDAVMIGRATFGRPWIFKEIRDYLDNTGATPLTVDEKIDLLEEQLRINVERIDEYRGILHTRRHLAASPIFKGIPDFRQTRIAMLRATTVEELKEILKECRERIKAIEI; encoded by the coding sequence ATGAAAATAGGTAATATAGAATTTGGGCCTCAGCCCCTCTTCCTCGCTCCGATGGAAGACGTAACAGATATTGGTTTTCGCATGCTCTGCAAGCGATTCGGAGCCGCCATGGTTTATACTGAGTTCGTATCGGCGGAAGCCCTGGTGCGAAGCATCAAGAGCACCGTCAGCAAACTTACGATAAGTGATGAAGAGCGCCCTGTGGGCATTCAGATTTACGGCAGAACCACAGAGGATATGGTGGAAGCTGCAAAAATCGTAGAACAGGCGAAGCCGGATGTGATTGATATCAACTTCGGTTGCCCGGTAAAGAAGGTTGCCGGAAAGGGTGCAGGAGCCGGAATGCTCCGAAATATCCCATTGATGCTGGATATTACAAGAGAAGTGGTAAAGGCGGTAAACGTGCCGGTAACTGTGAAAACCCGATTGGGATGGGATTGCGAGAACCTCATCATCACCGACCTTGCCGAGCAGCTACAGGATTGCGGAATACAGGCGCTTACCATCCACGGCAGAACCCGTAGCCAGATGTACACCGGAGAAGCCGACTGGAGCCTCATCGGAGAGGTGAAGAACAATCCCCGCATCCATATTCCTATCATCGGCAACGGCGACATTACGACCCCGGAGGAAGCCAAGCTTGCCTTCGAAAGATACGGCGTAGATGCGGTGATGATTGGCCGCGCCACCTTCGGAAGGCCATGGATTTTCAAGGAAATACGTGATTATCTGGATAATACAGGCGCAACTCCATTAACCGTGGATGAGAAAATTGACCTCCTGGAGGAGCAGCTGCGCATCAACGTGGAGCGCATCGACGAGTACAGAGGCATTCTCCACACCCGTCGCCACCTTGCTGCCTCCCCTATCTTCAAAGGCATTCCCGATTTTCGCCAGACGAGAATCGCCATGCTGAGAGCCACTACCGTGGAGGAACTGAAAGAGATATTGAAAGAATGCCGAGAGAGAATCAAGGCGATAGAAATCTAG
- a CDS encoding bile acid:sodium symporter family protein produces the protein MLKLFQGLSKLLANYTSIFVIGVAVFTFFFPHTFDWVRGTTQTVILGIIMLTMGLTLTTNDFKILAQRPLDVFIGACAQFIIMPGVAYTLVHVWHLDPALALGILLVGCCPGGVSSNIMSYLCHGDVAFSVGMTCASTILAPVMTPLLMKITAGEIIHVDAVGMFINILIVTIIPVAIGCALNYIYGKKDCFPTIQSLMPGISVTCLAIIVGGVISTVHDDLVARGLSLFLWTFAVVFCHNTLGYLLGWLAGKCAGFNTAKKRTISIEVGMQNAGLATVLAGNFFAAQPLAVLPCAISCAWHSISGTILAGIYLKWDHLHEKK, from the coding sequence ATGCTTAAGTTATTTCAAGGGCTCAGCAAGCTGCTGGCCAATTACACATCTATCTTCGTGATAGGTGTTGCAGTGTTCACATTCTTCTTCCCACATACCTTCGACTGGGTGCGCGGAACTACTCAAACCGTCATTCTCGGCATCATCATGCTCACTATGGGTCTGACCTTGACCACCAACGACTTCAAGATTTTGGCTCAGCGCCCGCTGGATGTCTTCATCGGAGCCTGTGCCCAGTTTATCATCATGCCTGGCGTGGCTTACACCCTGGTTCATGTGTGGCATCTTGACCCAGCCCTGGCACTCGGAATCCTGCTGGTAGGTTGCTGTCCGGGCGGCGTTTCGAGCAACATTATGAGTTATCTGTGTCATGGCGACGTAGCTTTCTCCGTAGGAATGACCTGCGCCTCTACCATTCTTGCACCGGTGATGACTCCGCTGCTGATGAAGATTACGGCAGGCGAGATTATCCATGTAGATGCTGTGGGAATGTTCATCAACATCCTCATCGTAACGATTATTCCTGTAGCCATCGGCTGCGCCCTCAACTATATTTACGGCAAGAAAGACTGCTTCCCTACCATCCAGAGTCTGATGCCGGGCATCAGCGTTACGTGTCTGGCAATCATCGTAGGCGGTGTGATTTCTACGGTTCATGATGACCTCGTAGCTCGCGGCTTATCGCTCTTCCTCTGGACTTTCGCCGTGGTTTTCTGCCACAACACGCTGGGTTATCTTCTCGGTTGGCTTGCCGGCAAATGTGCCGGATTCAATACTGCCAAGAAGCGTACCATCAGTATTGAGGTAGGAATGCAGAACGCCGGTCTTGCCACGGTACTGGCTGGCAACTTCTTCGCAGCCCAGCCTCTCGCCGTATTGCCTTGCGCCATCAGCTGCGCCTGGCACAGCATTTCCGGCACCATCCTTGCAGGAATCTATCTGAAATGGGACCATCTGCATGAGAAGAAGTAA
- a CDS encoding carboxylesterase/lipase family protein gives MKLKRHLLTAALTLFCLSAANAQLLRTTVEQGEIEGVEHEGFALYKGIPYAEAPVGNLRWKVPVSKKPWKGVFKADKWRDRPPQPIDPNQNGGEQGMSEDCLYLSVETPAKSKNDKLPVFVMIHGGAFLTGSYSGTQESFVKEGIIYCSIEYRLGALGFMAHPELSKESGKNISGNYGILDQVMALKWIHDNIAAFGGDPDKITIAGESAGGISVSILCASPLAKGLFRGAISESGSSFWPVGESRNGNTAMLTTKAAEAGGLLLQKRLKAKNLKQLRKVPAMDIVKNTDFESFWPNVDGYSITDDQYKLYEKGNYNDVNVIIGTNSDEGSMFSRPVSVSDYEKRIHEIYGSWADQVLSLYPAKTEEETYFAQSDIFRDGSFAWGTYAWANLQSKTGKGKVYMYYFDQDSENTIVKSRKGGASHVAEMPFIYGYKFGPGKMTETEQHMEQIMSRYWINFTKTGNPNGNSLPFWTTYQEGKPTVMIMKEGLHLGPVQNQKQMDFFEKFFKEKRK, from the coding sequence ATGAAATTGAAAAGACATCTACTGACAGCTGCCCTGACACTCTTTTGCCTATCGGCAGCTAACGCCCAACTGCTAAGAACAACGGTGGAGCAAGGAGAAATTGAAGGTGTGGAACATGAAGGATTCGCCCTATACAAGGGAATCCCATACGCAGAAGCACCAGTGGGCAACCTCAGATGGAAAGTCCCAGTGAGCAAGAAGCCTTGGAAGGGAGTATTCAAAGCAGACAAATGGAGAGACCGTCCACCACAGCCCATCGACCCTAACCAAAATGGTGGTGAGCAGGGCATGAGCGAGGACTGCCTATACCTCAGTGTGGAAACGCCAGCCAAGAGCAAGAATGACAAACTCCCTGTATTTGTGATGATTCATGGAGGAGCCTTTCTTACTGGCTCCTACAGTGGAACTCAGGAAAGCTTTGTCAAGGAAGGCATCATCTATTGCAGTATAGAATACCGCTTGGGAGCCTTGGGATTCATGGCACATCCAGAGCTGAGTAAGGAATCAGGCAAGAACATATCTGGTAACTATGGTATCCTTGATCAAGTGATGGCCTTAAAATGGATTCACGACAATATCGCTGCCTTCGGCGGAGACCCTGACAAGATTACCATTGCAGGAGAATCTGCCGGTGGTATCTCGGTAAGTATACTATGCGCCTCTCCCCTTGCCAAGGGACTCTTCCGAGGAGCCATCAGCGAAAGTGGTAGCTCCTTCTGGCCTGTGGGTGAAAGCAGAAATGGTAACACTGCCATGCTCACCACCAAAGCGGCAGAAGCAGGTGGACTTCTCCTTCAAAAGAGACTCAAGGCTAAGAACTTGAAGCAGCTAAGAAAAGTTCCTGCTATGGACATCGTGAAGAATACCGACTTTGAGTCCTTCTGGCCAAACGTTGACGGCTACTCCATCACCGATGACCAGTATAAGCTCTATGAAAAGGGAAACTACAATGATGTAAATGTCATCATAGGAACCAACAGCGACGAAGGAAGTATGTTTAGCCGCCCTGTCAGTGTAAGTGACTATGAGAAAAGAATCCATGAGATATATGGAAGCTGGGCAGACCAGGTTCTCAGTCTCTATCCTGCCAAGACAGAGGAAGAAACCTACTTCGCCCAATCCGACATTTTCCGTGATGGCTCCTTTGCATGGGGAACGTATGCCTGGGCTAACCTGCAGAGCAAGACCGGCAAGGGCAAGGTGTATATGTATTACTTTGACCAAGACTCAGAGAACACCATCGTGAAAAGCCGCAAGGGAGGAGCCAGCCATGTGGCAGAGATGCCATTCATCTATGGCTATAAGTTTGGCCCAGGAAAGATGACCGAGACGGAGCAGCACATGGAGCAAATCATGTCACGCTACTGGATCAACTTTACCAAGACAGGCAATCCAAACGGGAATAGCCTTCCTTTCTGGACTACCTACCAGGAAGGTAAACCAACGGTGATGATTATGAAGGAAGGACTGCATTTGGGTCCTGTTCAAAATCAAAAGCAAATGGACTTCTTCGAGAAGTTCTTCAAGGAAAAAAGAAAATAA
- a CDS encoding S41 family peptidase, with translation MKKYLFLALVAFLAVTSASAQLRIKMGKNSPIEKLGRAEIAITNLYVDSVDENKLVEDAIRGMLEKLDPHSSYATAKETKAMNEPLNGSFDGIGVQFNMVDDTLLVIQPVTNGPSEKVGIIAGDRIVAVNDTAISGVKMSKEEIMKRLRGPKGTTVNLTIVRRGIKDKLIFKVKRDKIPVTTMDAAYMIRPGIGYIRLGSFGLTSHKEVTIAMDSLKKKGMKDLIFDLEDNGGGYLQAAAQIANEFLQKGDLIVYTSGRAAPRQEYKAQANGRWRKGKVVVLTNEFTASAAEIVSGAIQDQDRGVVVGRRTFGKGLVQRPLTFDDGSEIRLTIAHYYTPSGRCIQKPYKKGDRLDYAMDLDKRYKHGEFTNQDSIHLSDSLKYYTLRKHRVVYGGGGIMPDYFVPLDTTKYTKMHRQLAAKSIVINHSLKFIDAHRKELKSQYKDFDKFLATYEVPSSLIDGIIAEGKKEKIEPKDEAELIQTKKYLALQLKALVARDIWDMSQYFQVWNETNEIVQRAVQLLTTGK, from the coding sequence ATGAAGAAATATCTATTCTTAGCACTGGTAGCATTTCTGGCAGTAACTTCTGCCAGTGCCCAGTTGCGTATCAAGATGGGCAAGAACAGCCCGATAGAGAAGTTGGGAAGGGCTGAAATCGCCATTACCAACCTTTATGTGGATAGTGTGGATGAGAATAAGCTCGTAGAGGACGCCATCCGAGGCATGCTCGAAAAGCTCGACCCTCATTCTTCTTACGCTACAGCCAAGGAAACCAAGGCGATGAACGAGCCGCTGAACGGCAGTTTTGATGGCATTGGCGTGCAGTTTAACATGGTAGATGATACGCTGCTCGTTATCCAGCCGGTTACGAACGGACCTTCTGAGAAGGTGGGAATCATTGCCGGCGACCGCATTGTGGCTGTAAACGATACTGCCATTTCGGGCGTTAAGATGAGCAAGGAGGAAATCATGAAGCGCCTTCGTGGTCCTAAGGGAACAACGGTGAACCTTACCATTGTGCGCCGTGGCATCAAGGATAAACTCATCTTCAAGGTAAAGCGCGATAAAATTCCGGTAACTACGATGGATGCGGCTTATATGATTCGTCCGGGCATCGGATACATCCGATTGGGAAGTTTCGGTCTTACCAGTCATAAAGAGGTTACAATAGCGATGGATTCGCTGAAAAAGAAGGGAATGAAGGACCTTATCTTCGACCTTGAGGATAATGGCGGAGGCTATCTTCAGGCTGCGGCTCAGATTGCCAACGAGTTCCTGCAGAAGGGCGATCTCATCGTTTATACCAGCGGTCGTGCTGCGCCTCGTCAGGAATATAAGGCGCAGGCTAACGGTAGATGGCGCAAGGGCAAGGTGGTGGTGCTCACCAATGAGTTTACCGCTTCTGCCGCCGAGATTGTTTCCGGAGCCATCCAGGATCAAGACCGTGGCGTAGTGGTTGGTCGCAGAACCTTCGGCAAGGGATTGGTGCAGCGTCCGCTGACCTTCGATGATGGCAGCGAGATTCGTCTCACCATCGCCCATTACTATACGCCTAGCGGCAGATGTATCCAGAAGCCATATAAGAAAGGTGACAGGTTGGATTATGCGATGGATCTGGACAAGCGTTACAAGCATGGCGAGTTCACCAATCAGGACAGCATCCATCTTTCAGACAGTCTGAAGTATTATACCTTGCGCAAGCATCGTGTAGTTTATGGTGGTGGTGGAATCATGCCAGATTATTTCGTGCCGCTGGATACAACCAAGTACACCAAGATGCACCGTCAGTTGGCTGCCAAGAGCATCGTCATCAACCACAGTCTGAAGTTCATCGATGCGCATCGTAAGGAGCTGAAGAGCCAGTATAAGGATTTCGATAAGTTCCTCGCCACCTACGAGGTTCCTTCTTCGCTGATAGATGGCATTATCGCCGAGGGCAAGAAGGAGAAGATAGAGCCGAAGGATGAGGCTGAATTAATTCAGACGAAGAAATACCTCGCCCTGCAGCTGAAAGCCCTTGTAGCGCGAGATATCTGGGATATGAGCCAATACTTCCAGGTTTGGAATGAGACAAACGAGATAGTTCAGCGAGCCGTGCAGCTGCTGACTACGGGGAAGTAG
- a CDS encoding DNA topoisomerase IV subunit B, with translation MEHVRTRPGMYIGRLGDGNLPEDGIYVLLKEVVDNSIDEFKMGAGARLEIDIEDNLRVSVRDYGRGIPQGKLVEAVSVLNTGGKYDSKAFKKSVGLNGVGVKAVNALSSHFEVKSYRDGKVRHLKFEKGILKSDTMEDTEDENGTFIFFEPDNTLFKNYSFHDDFVETMLRNYTYLNTGLTIMHNGRRILSRHGLQDLLSDNMTNEGLYDIVHMKGEDIEIAFTHTNQYGEEYYSFVNGQHTTQGGTHQSAFKEHIAKTIKEFYGKYEYADIRNGLVAAIAINVEEPVFESQTKIKLGSTTMTPNGGETINKYVGDFLKKEVDNYLHIHKDVAEILENKIKESERERKAMAGVTKLARERAKKANLHNRKLRDCRIHFSDAKNERKEESSIFITEGDSASGSITKSRDVNTQAVFSLRGKPLNSFGLTKKVVYENEEFNLLQAALDIEDGLDSLRYNKVIVATDADVDGMHIRLLIITFFLQFFPDLIKKGHVYVLQTPLFRVRNKRTKIKNKQAVADADAKLGSKEKKSDFITHYCYSDEERQQAIRDLGPDPEITRFKGLGEISPDEFAHFIGPDMRLEQVTLHKTDQVQKLLEYYMGKNTMERQNFIIENLVIEEDIPEEDSAPLD, from the coding sequence ATGGAGCATGTGCGTACCCGTCCGGGTATGTACATCGGCCGTCTGGGAGATGGAAATCTGCCGGAAGATGGTATTTATGTGCTCTTGAAGGAGGTGGTAGACAACTCTATCGATGAATTCAAGATGGGCGCAGGTGCCCGTCTGGAAATCGATATCGAGGACAATCTGCGTGTCAGCGTGCGCGACTATGGCCGTGGTATTCCTCAGGGCAAGCTCGTTGAGGCTGTAAGTGTGCTGAATACCGGTGGTAAGTACGACAGCAAGGCGTTCAAGAAGAGCGTCGGTCTGAACGGTGTGGGTGTGAAGGCGGTCAATGCCCTCAGTTCCCACTTCGAAGTAAAGTCGTACCGCGACGGAAAGGTGCGCCATCTGAAGTTTGAGAAAGGTATTCTGAAGAGCGACACGATGGAAGATACTGAGGACGAGAACGGTACCTTTATCTTCTTCGAGCCGGATAATACCCTGTTCAAGAACTATTCCTTCCACGATGATTTCGTGGAAACGATGCTCCGCAACTATACTTATCTGAACACCGGACTCACCATCATGCACAATGGCCGCCGCATCTTGAGCCGCCATGGTCTGCAGGATTTGCTGAGCGATAATATGACCAATGAAGGTCTCTACGACATCGTCCACATGAAGGGCGAGGACATCGAGATTGCCTTCACCCATACCAACCAGTATGGCGAGGAGTATTATTCCTTCGTCAACGGTCAGCACACCACCCAGGGAGGTACGCATCAGAGTGCCTTCAAGGAGCATATAGCCAAAACTATCAAGGAGTTCTACGGCAAGTATGAGTATGCAGACATCCGAAACGGACTGGTGGCTGCCATTGCCATCAACGTAGAAGAACCGGTCTTCGAGAGTCAGACCAAGATTAAGCTCGGAAGTACTACGATGACGCCGAATGGTGGCGAAACCATCAATAAGTATGTGGGCGATTTCCTGAAGAAGGAAGTAGACAACTATCTCCATATCCACAAGGATGTGGCTGAGATTCTGGAGAACAAGATCAAGGAGAGTGAGCGCGAGCGCAAGGCGATGGCGGGCGTTACCAAACTCGCCCGTGAGCGTGCCAAGAAGGCGAATCTCCACAACCGCAAGCTCCGAGACTGCCGCATCCATTTCAGCGACGCCAAGAACGAGCGCAAGGAGGAGAGTTCTATCTTCATCACCGAGGGCGATTCTGCCAGCGGAAGCATCACCAAGAGCCGCGATGTGAATACCCAGGCGGTGTTCTCTCTGCGTGGTAAACCGCTCAACAGTTTCGGTCTTACCAAGAAGGTGGTTTATGAGAACGAGGAGTTCAATCTGCTTCAGGCGGCTCTCGATATAGAGGACGGCTTGGATTCTTTGCGTTACAACAAGGTGATTGTGGCAACCGATGCGGATGTCGACGGAATGCACATCCGCCTGCTCATCATCACCTTCTTCCTTCAGTTCTTCCCAGATCTCATCAAGAAGGGCCATGTCTACGTGCTTCAGACCCCATTGTTCCGAGTGCGCAACAAGCGAACCAAGATCAAGAACAAGCAGGCGGTGGCTGATGCGGATGCGAAACTGGGAAGCAAGGAGAAAAAGAGCGATTTCATCACGCATTACTGTTACAGCGATGAGGAGCGCCAGCAGGCGATTCGCGATTTGGGCCCTGATCCTGAAATCACCCGATTCAAAGGATTGGGAGAGATTTCGCCTGATGAATTCGCCCATTTCATCGGTCCTGACATGCGATTGGAGCAGGTTACGCTGCATAAAACCGATCAGGTGCAGAAACTGCTGGAATATTATATGGGTAAGAACACGATGGAGCGCCAGAACTTCATCATCGAAAATCTGGTGATAGAAGAGGATATTCCGGAGGAAGACTCAGCACCGCTGGATTAA
- the ruvB gene encoding Holliday junction branch migration DNA helicase RuvB: MNEDFDIRQEMVSPAEKEFEKALRPLKFSDFSGQNGVVENLEVFVEAAKYRGEPLDHTLLHGPPGLGKTTLSNIIANELGVGFKITSGPVLDKPGDLAGILTSLEPNDVLFIDEIHRLSPVVEEYLYSAMEDYRIDIMIDKGPSARSIQIDLNPFTLVGATTRSGLLTAPLRARFGINLHLEYYDPATLQKIIKRSAMLLKVPIEDEAAVEISRRSRGTPRIANSLLRRVRDFAQVKGNGTITYDIAQMALKALNIDQYGLDEIDNKILTTIIDKFRGGPVGVSTIATAIGEDGGTVEEVYEPFLIMEGFIKRTPRGRMATPLAYEHLGRNPYTSNIMQGDLFE, translated from the coding sequence ATGAACGAAGATTTTGATATAAGACAAGAAATGGTTTCGCCTGCCGAAAAGGAATTCGAGAAGGCGCTGCGCCCGCTGAAGTTTTCTGATTTCAGCGGACAGAATGGCGTGGTAGAAAATCTCGAGGTCTTTGTTGAGGCTGCCAAATATCGTGGCGAACCACTCGACCATACGCTCCTCCACGGTCCGCCGGGATTGGGTAAGACTACGCTGAGCAACATCATCGCCAACGAACTGGGCGTAGGATTCAAGATTACATCGGGTCCTGTGCTTGATAAGCCGGGCGATCTGGCGGGAATCCTTACCTCGCTGGAGCCCAACGATGTGCTCTTTATCGATGAAATCCACCGTCTTTCGCCTGTCGTAGAGGAGTATCTCTATTCGGCGATGGAGGATTACCGCATCGACATCATGATAGATAAGGGTCCTTCGGCTCGCAGCATCCAGATAGACTTGAATCCGTTTACCCTCGTGGGAGCGACAACGAGAAGCGGTCTGCTTACAGCTCCTCTGCGCGCCCGTTTCGGAATCAATCTGCATCTGGAATATTACGACCCGGCTACGCTTCAGAAGATTATCAAGCGAAGTGCGATGCTCCTGAAGGTGCCGATAGAGGATGAGGCGGCAGTGGAAATCTCCCGCCGTTCGCGCGGAACTCCTCGTATCGCCAACTCTCTGCTCAGAAGAGTGCGTGATTTTGCCCAGGTAAAGGGCAACGGAACCATCACTTACGATATTGCCCAGATGGCGCTCAAGGCACTCAACATCGACCAGTATGGCTTGGATGAGATAGACAACAAGATTCTCACCACCATCATCGACAAGTTCCGTGGTGGCCCAGTAGGCGTAAGCACCATTGCCACGGCAATAGGCGAGGATGGCGGCACCGTAGAGGAGGTTTATGAGCCGTTCCTCATCATGGAGGGCTTCATCAAGCGCACGCCGCGAGGAAGAATGGCAACGCCGCTTGCCTACGAGCATCTCGGCAGAAATCCGTATACAAGCAATATTATGCAGGGAGACTTGTTTGAGTGA